A window of Leclercia adecarboxylata contains these coding sequences:
- a CDS encoding MFS transporter, with protein sequence MTCTIEQRVMRKITLRIVPFIMLLYFIAFLDRVNIGFAALTMNADLGFSPAVFGFGAGIFFLGYFLFEVPSNLILHKVGARIWIARVMITWGLVSGGMAFVQGTTSFYTLRFLLGVAEAGFFPGIILYLSYWFPAQKRAQVTAIFMAAAPISTALGSPISAALLEMHGMMGFAGWQWMFVLEAVPAVILGVVVLFWLTDRPEKAKWLSEEERGWLTGTLQREQAAKQATAQHSVWKGLLDKRVLALSLVYFGTSAGLYTLGIWSPQIIKTLGVSSMTVGLLNAIPAVIAVVAMVLWARHSDRTGERSWHVIAACIVAAAGLFMAGTTASIVGVILALTIVNCGISASKPPLWSMPTLFLSGSAAAAGIATINSLGNLGGFVGPFMIGLIKQHTGSYTWGLWFVAGLLILSSLVVLWLSASSRKTQPSEPLVQSKH encoded by the coding sequence ATGACCTGCACAATCGAACAACGGGTAATGCGCAAAATCACCTTGCGCATCGTGCCCTTCATCATGCTGTTGTATTTCATCGCCTTCCTTGACCGCGTCAACATCGGTTTCGCGGCGCTCACCATGAATGCCGACCTCGGTTTCTCCCCGGCGGTGTTTGGCTTCGGGGCCGGGATCTTCTTCCTCGGCTACTTCCTGTTTGAAGTTCCGTCCAACCTCATCCTGCATAAGGTCGGGGCGCGCATCTGGATTGCGCGGGTGATGATCACCTGGGGGCTGGTCTCCGGCGGCATGGCCTTTGTTCAGGGCACCACCAGCTTCTACACCCTCCGTTTCCTCCTCGGCGTGGCGGAAGCCGGATTCTTCCCGGGGATCATCCTCTACTTAAGCTACTGGTTCCCGGCGCAGAAGCGCGCCCAGGTCACGGCCATCTTTATGGCGGCGGCCCCCATTTCCACCGCACTCGGCTCGCCGATCTCCGCCGCGCTGCTGGAGATGCACGGCATGATGGGCTTTGCCGGCTGGCAGTGGATGTTTGTTCTTGAAGCGGTTCCGGCGGTGATCCTCGGCGTGGTGGTGCTGTTCTGGCTTACCGACCGCCCCGAGAAAGCGAAATGGCTCAGCGAAGAGGAGCGCGGCTGGCTGACTGGCACCCTGCAACGCGAGCAGGCGGCGAAACAAGCCACGGCGCAGCACAGCGTCTGGAAAGGACTGCTGGATAAACGCGTGCTGGCGCTCTCTCTGGTCTACTTTGGTACTTCCGCCGGGCTCTATACCCTGGGCATCTGGTCGCCGCAGATCATCAAAACGCTCGGCGTCTCCTCCATGACTGTTGGCCTGCTGAATGCCATTCCGGCCGTGATTGCCGTCGTGGCGATGGTGCTCTGGGCGCGTCATTCCGACCGAACAGGCGAACGCTCCTGGCACGTCATTGCCGCCTGCATCGTGGCTGCGGCCGGGCTGTTTATGGCGGGCACTACGGCAAGCATCGTCGGGGTGATCCTCGCCCTGACCATCGTTAACTGCGGCATCAGCGCCTCTAAACCCCCGCTGTGGAGCATGCCCACGCTGTTCCTTTCCGGTTCGGCGGCAGCGGCAGGTATCGCCACCATCAACTCCCTCGGCAACCTCGGCGGCTTTGTCGGTCCGTTCATGATTGGCCTGATTAAGCAGCACACCGGCAGTTACACCTGGGGGCTGTGGTTTGTGGCCGGGTTGTTGATCCTCTCCTCGCTTGTTGTGCTGTGGCTGTCGGCATCCAGCCGCAAAACCCAGCCCAGCGAACCCTTAGTTCAGTCAAAACATTAA
- a CDS encoding tartrate dehydrogenase produces the protein MKDYAIAAIPADGIGPEVITAGVEVLHALAQRQGNMRFSVHTFEWGSDYYKTHGVMMPEDGLAQLKAFDAIYFGAVGAPDVPDHITLWGLRLPICQGFDQYANVRPTKILPGIQSPLRKAVPGTLDWVIVRENSEGEYSGHGGRAHRGLPEEVGTEVAIFTRTGVTRIMRYAFRLAQSRPRKLLTVVTKSNAQRHGMVMWDEIAAEVAREFPDVTWDKMLVDAMTVRMTLHPESLDTIVATNLHADILSDLAGALAGSLGVAPTANIDPERRFPSMFEPIHGSAFDITGKGIANPVASFWTAAQMLEHLGENEAAARLMAAVEKVCAGGIMTPDVGGTANTREVTQAVIRAITEG, from the coding sequence ATGAAAGATTACGCGATTGCAGCCATCCCCGCAGACGGTATCGGCCCGGAAGTGATCACCGCAGGGGTAGAGGTGTTACATGCGCTGGCGCAGCGTCAGGGAAATATGCGTTTCTCGGTACATACCTTCGAATGGGGTTCGGACTATTACAAGACGCACGGCGTGATGATGCCGGAGGACGGACTCGCGCAGTTAAAAGCCTTTGATGCCATTTACTTTGGTGCCGTGGGCGCGCCGGACGTACCGGACCACATCACCCTATGGGGGCTGCGTCTGCCGATTTGTCAGGGCTTCGACCAGTATGCCAACGTGCGCCCCACCAAAATCCTGCCGGGCATTCAGTCCCCGCTGCGCAAAGCGGTGCCGGGCACTCTCGACTGGGTGATTGTGCGTGAGAACTCGGAGGGGGAATACTCCGGGCACGGCGGGCGGGCGCACCGTGGTCTGCCGGAGGAAGTCGGCACCGAGGTGGCGATCTTCACCCGCACCGGAGTGACGCGCATTATGCGCTATGCCTTCCGCCTGGCGCAGAGCCGCCCGCGTAAGCTGTTAACCGTGGTCACCAAATCTAACGCCCAGCGTCACGGGATGGTGATGTGGGATGAGATCGCCGCCGAGGTGGCCCGCGAGTTCCCGGACGTCACCTGGGATAAAATGCTGGTGGATGCCATGACCGTGCGCATGACCCTGCACCCGGAGTCGCTGGACACCATAGTGGCAACCAATCTCCATGCCGACATCCTCTCGGATCTGGCCGGGGCGCTGGCAGGCAGTCTGGGTGTGGCGCCGACCGCCAATATCGACCCGGAGCGTCGTTTCCCGTCAATGTTCGAGCCGATCCACGGTTCGGCGTTTGATATCACCGGCAAAGGCATCGCCAACCCGGTCGCCAGCTTCTGGACCGCGGCGCAGATGCTGGAACATCTGGGCGAGAACGAAGCCGCCGCGCGCCTGATGGCCGCCGTGGAAAAAGTCTGCGCCGGGGGGATCATGACCCCGGACGTGGGCGGGACGGCCAACACCCGCGAGGTCACCCAGGCGGTGATCCGCGCCATCACAGAAGGCTGA